From a single Streptomyces sp. NBC_00377 genomic region:
- a CDS encoding helix-turn-helix domain-containing protein, whose translation MRQAERGVESGGAPDPVDVRIAGRLAALRAERGWSLGELAERSGVSRSTLSRAERAETSPTAALLNRLCHVYGRTMSRLLSEVESDPAPLVRADEQSVWEDRASGFVRRSVSPPHPALRGELVEGRLAAGADIAYDRPPVAGLEQHIWVLCGALDVTAEGARHHLAAGDCLRLRVWGPTRFRCAGDEEVRYVLAVVLP comes from the coding sequence ATGAGACAGGCTGAGCGCGGAGTGGAGTCGGGCGGGGCACCGGACCCCGTCGACGTACGGATCGCCGGACGGCTGGCCGCGCTGCGGGCCGAACGCGGCTGGTCCCTGGGCGAGCTGGCGGAGCGCAGCGGGGTGAGCCGGTCCACCCTCTCGCGCGCCGAGCGGGCGGAGACCAGTCCTACCGCCGCGCTGCTCAACCGGCTGTGTCACGTCTACGGACGGACCATGTCCCGGCTGCTCAGCGAGGTCGAGTCGGACCCCGCTCCGCTGGTGCGTGCCGACGAGCAGTCCGTCTGGGAGGACCGGGCCTCGGGATTCGTCCGGCGCTCGGTGTCGCCGCCGCACCCCGCACTGCGCGGCGAACTGGTCGAGGGGCGGCTCGCGGCGGGCGCCGACATCGCCTACGACCGGCCGCCCGTGGCGGGCCTGGAACAGCACATCTGGGTGCTCTGCGGCGCCCTCGACGTGACCGCCGAGGGCGCCCGGCACCATCTCGCGGCCGGGGACTGTCTGCGTCTGCGGGTGTGGGGGCCGACCCGGTTCCGGTGTGCGGGCGACGAAGAGGTGCGTTACGTGCTGGCGGTGGTGCTGCCGTGA
- a CDS encoding LysR family transcriptional regulator, with protein MIEARRLHILRAVADHRTVTAAAAALYLTPSAVSQQLTALEQETGHRLVERSARGVRLTPAGEILLGHTNAVLAQLERAEAELAAYSSGAAGTVTVAAFATGIALVVAPAVARLAGTAPGIRIRVQDAEGDASLPMVLDRQVDVAVAVEYRGAPAADDPRLAHVPLYAEPFDAVVPVTHRLADAPEVPLAELAKDPWIGPYPGNPCHDVVVLACESAGFQPRLEHSSDDFRAVVALASADAGVALVPRSALRGMDLTGVVVRPVDGVAPTRRVFAAVRRGAEEHPLIRPVLEALGEAARG; from the coding sequence ATGATCGAAGCGCGGCGGCTCCACATCCTTCGTGCGGTGGCCGACCACCGTACGGTGACCGCGGCTGCCGCCGCGCTGTACCTCACGCCGTCCGCCGTGTCCCAGCAGCTGACGGCCCTGGAGCAGGAGACGGGCCACCGGCTGGTGGAGCGGAGCGCCAGGGGCGTACGGCTCACCCCGGCCGGCGAGATCCTGCTCGGTCACACCAACGCCGTCCTCGCCCAGCTGGAGCGGGCCGAGGCGGAACTGGCCGCCTACAGCTCCGGGGCGGCCGGTACGGTCACGGTGGCCGCCTTCGCGACGGGCATCGCGCTGGTCGTGGCGCCCGCGGTGGCCCGGCTCGCCGGCACCGCCCCCGGGATCCGGATCCGGGTCCAGGACGCCGAGGGCGACGCGAGTCTGCCGATGGTGCTCGACCGGCAGGTCGATGTCGCCGTGGCCGTCGAGTACCGCGGGGCCCCGGCCGCCGACGACCCGAGACTCGCGCACGTCCCCCTGTACGCGGAGCCCTTCGACGCGGTCGTCCCGGTCACCCACCGCCTCGCCGACGCCCCCGAGGTCCCTCTCGCCGAGCTGGCCAAGGACCCGTGGATCGGGCCCTATCCGGGCAACCCCTGCCATGACGTGGTCGTCCTGGCCTGCGAGTCGGCCGGCTTCCAGCCGCGCCTGGAGCACTCCTCCGACGACTTCCGCGCGGTCGTGGCCCTGGCCTCGGCCGACGCGGGCGTGGCGCTCGTCCCGCGTTCGGCCCTGCGCGGCATGGATCTCACGGGCGTCGTCGTACGGCCCGTCGACGGGGTGGCGCCGACCCGGAGGGTCTTCGCGGCCGTCCGCCGGGGAGCCGAGGAGCATCCGCTGATCCGGCCCGTACTGGAGGCGCTCGGCGAGGCCGCCCGAGGCTGA
- a CDS encoding glycine C-acetyltransferase, with amino-acid sequence MFDSVRDDVRATLDEIRAAGLHKPERVIGSPQSATVSVTAGGRPGEVLNFCANNYLGLADHPEVVAAAHEALDRWGYGMASVRFICGTQEVHKELEARLSAFLGQEDTILYSSCFDANGGVFETLLGPEDAVISDALNHASIIDGIRLSKARRFRYANRDLADLERQLKDASDARRRLVVTDGVFSMDGYVAPLAEICDLAERYDAMVMVDDSHAVGFVGPGGRGTPELHGVMDRVDIITGTLGKALGGASGGYVAARAEIVALLRQRSRPYLFSNTLAPVIAAASLKVLDLLEAADDLRVRLAENTALFRRRMTDEGFDILPGDHAIAPVMIGDAAKAGRMAELLLERGVYVIGFSYPVVPQDRARIRVQLSAAHSTADVDRAVDAFIAARAELEAA; translated from the coding sequence ATGTTCGACTCCGTGCGCGACGACGTGCGCGCCACCCTCGACGAGATCCGCGCCGCCGGTCTGCACAAGCCCGAGCGCGTCATCGGCAGTCCGCAGTCCGCGACGGTCTCCGTCACCGCGGGCGGCCGGCCCGGCGAGGTCCTCAACTTCTGCGCCAACAACTACCTCGGTCTCGCCGACCACCCCGAGGTCGTGGCCGCCGCCCACGAGGCCCTCGACCGCTGGGGCTACGGCATGGCGTCGGTGCGCTTCATCTGCGGCACGCAGGAGGTGCACAAGGAGCTGGAGGCGCGTCTGTCGGCCTTCCTCGGCCAGGAGGACACGATCCTGTACTCCTCCTGCTTCGACGCCAACGGAGGTGTCTTCGAGACGCTCCTCGGCCCCGAGGACGCGGTGATCTCCGACGCACTCAACCATGCCTCGATCATCGACGGCATCCGGCTGTCCAAGGCCCGCCGCTTCCGCTACGCCAACCGTGATCTGGCCGATCTGGAAAGGCAGTTGAAGGACGCCTCCGACGCGCGTCGCCGGCTGGTCGTCACCGACGGCGTCTTCTCCATGGACGGTTATGTGGCGCCCCTCGCCGAGATCTGCGACCTCGCCGAGCGTTACGACGCCATGGTCATGGTCGACGACTCGCACGCCGTCGGCTTCGTCGGCCCCGGCGGCCGCGGAACCCCCGAGCTGCACGGGGTGATGGACCGCGTCGACATCATCACCGGCACCCTGGGCAAGGCGCTGGGCGGCGCGTCCGGCGGCTACGTGGCCGCCCGCGCGGAGATCGTCGCCCTGCTCCGCCAGCGCTCGCGCCCCTACCTCTTCTCCAACACCCTCGCCCCGGTCATCGCCGCCGCTTCGCTCAAGGTCCTCGACCTGCTGGAGGCCGCCGACGACCTGCGGGTGCGGCTCGCCGAGAACACCGCCCTGTTCCGCCGCCGGATGACGGACGAGGGCTTCGACATCCTGCCCGGCGACCACGCCATCGCACCGGTGATGATCGGCGACGCGGCGAAGGCGGGCCGGATGGCCGAACTGCTGCTGGAGCGCGGGGTGTACGTGATCGGCTTCTCCTACCCGGTCGTCCCGCAGGACCGGGCCCGCATCCGCGTCCAGCTGTCCGCCGCGCACTCCACGGCCGACGTCGACCGCGCCGTCGACGCCTTCATCGCGGCCCGCGCCGAACTGGAAGCGGCCTGA
- the tdh gene encoding L-threonine 3-dehydrogenase produces the protein MKALVKEKAEPGLWLADVPEPAVGPGDVLIKVLRTGICGTDLHIRAWDGWAQQTISTPLVLGHEFVGEVVGTGRDVVDIRIGDRVSGEGHLVCGRCRNCLAGRRHLCRATVGLGVGRDGAFAEYVALPASNVWVHRVPVDLDVAAIFDPFGNAVHTALSFPLVGEDVLITGAGPIGLMAAAVARHAGARNVVVTDVSEERLELARKIGASLALNVSQASIADGQRELGLREGFDIGLEMSGRPEAMRDMIANMTHGGRIAMLGLPAEEFPVDWSRIVTSMITIKGIYGREMFETWYAMSVLLEGGLDLAPVITGRYGHRDFEAAFADAASGRGGKVILDWTA, from the coding sequence GTGAAGGCGCTGGTCAAGGAGAAGGCGGAGCCCGGGCTGTGGCTCGCGGACGTCCCCGAGCCGGCCGTCGGGCCCGGCGACGTGCTGATCAAGGTGCTGCGCACCGGGATCTGCGGTACCGATCTGCACATCCGGGCCTGGGACGGCTGGGCGCAGCAGACGATCAGCACCCCGCTGGTGCTCGGGCACGAGTTCGTCGGCGAGGTCGTCGGGACCGGCCGTGACGTCGTCGACATCCGGATCGGGGACCGGGTCAGCGGCGAGGGGCATCTCGTCTGCGGCAGGTGCCGCAACTGTCTCGCCGGGCGCCGTCATCTGTGCCGGGCGACCGTCGGGCTCGGTGTCGGCCGCGACGGGGCCTTCGCGGAGTACGTCGCCCTGCCCGCGTCCAACGTGTGGGTGCACCGGGTGCCGGTGGACCTCGACGTGGCGGCGATCTTCGACCCGTTCGGCAACGCCGTCCACACCGCGCTGTCCTTCCCGCTCGTCGGCGAGGACGTCCTGATCACCGGCGCCGGACCGATCGGGCTGATGGCCGCCGCCGTCGCCCGGCACGCCGGAGCCCGCAACGTCGTCGTCACCGACGTCAGCGAGGAGCGGCTGGAACTGGCCCGCAAGATCGGTGCGAGCCTCGCGCTGAACGTGTCGCAGGCGTCCATCGCCGACGGACAGCGGGAGCTGGGACTGCGCGAGGGCTTCGACATCGGTCTGGAGATGTCCGGCCGGCCCGAGGCGATGCGCGACATGATCGCCAACATGACGCACGGCGGCCGGATCGCGATGCTGGGGCTGCCCGCCGAGGAGTTCCCCGTCGACTGGTCCCGGATCGTCACCTCGATGATCACGATCAAGGGCATCTACGGCCGCGAGATGTTCGAGACCTGGTACGCCATGTCGGTGCTGCTCGAGGGCGGCCTCGACCTCGCACCCGTGATCACCGGCCGGTACGGTCACCGCGACTTCGAGGCGGCCTTCGCCGACGCGGCGAGCGGCCGCGGCGGCAAGGTCATCCTCGACTGGACCGCGTAA
- a CDS encoding GOLPH3/VPS74 family protein — MTTARDLMLVAMDVTPVRPLGQGDLSLALAGAEVIDLVGSGAVALDGDLLVPGPPSAPEDRLLAEAASSLVLTAPYESVEDWLWRRGQGLAAAYSARLEADGLVGRPRHRRLPFRSAGMEPLDSPARRGATERWEADEPVLAVLAAAVGLREEPADGFPDLPGDAAGTVLAAVGDAVAELEAVRQRRSIEDAAFDNIWRAP, encoded by the coding sequence ATGACCACAGCTCGGGACCTGATGCTCGTCGCGATGGACGTGACGCCCGTGCGCCCCCTCGGGCAGGGCGATCTGTCGCTCGCCCTCGCGGGCGCCGAGGTGATCGACCTGGTCGGGTCCGGGGCGGTCGCCCTCGACGGCGATCTCCTCGTGCCCGGTCCGCCGTCGGCGCCGGAGGATCGTCTGCTGGCCGAGGCCGCCTCGTCGCTCGTCCTGACGGCGCCGTACGAGTCGGTCGAGGACTGGCTGTGGCGCCGCGGTCAGGGCCTGGCGGCGGCCTACTCCGCCCGGCTGGAGGCGGACGGGCTGGTCGGCCGCCCGCGCCACCGCCGGCTCCCCTTCCGGTCCGCGGGGATGGAGCCGCTCGACTCACCGGCCCGTCGCGGGGCCACCGAGCGCTGGGAGGCGGACGAGCCGGTCCTCGCCGTGCTGGCCGCCGCCGTCGGTCTGCGCGAGGAGCCGGCCGACGGCTTCCCCGATCTCCCCGGCGACGCGGCCGGGACGGTGCTCGCGGCGGTCGGCGACGCGGTGGCGGAACTCGAGGCCGTACGGCAGCGGCGGTCCATCGAGGACGCGGCCTTCGACAACATCTGGCGGGCTCCCTGA
- a CDS encoding GAF domain-containing protein — MSYEPPRPAGRLLLTPEDREAPARARRLRRLGLGEQPEPALDAFADRLAEVAGTPYAMVNFLDEERQFFAGLHTPAGGRAARGGKPEVGRRLPRDYGYCPHVVVRRKALVLEDVSDYPRFAGNPVVDEYGIRSYLGAPLIDTGGMVLGTVCVADLMPRSWGRAGLETIKSTAAELAGRLQRREADGFPAP; from the coding sequence ATGAGCTACGAGCCGCCGCGCCCGGCCGGACGTCTGCTGCTGACCCCGGAGGACCGGGAAGCTCCCGCCCGCGCCCGGCGGCTGCGCCGGCTCGGCCTCGGGGAGCAGCCGGAGCCGGCGCTGGACGCCTTCGCGGACCGCCTCGCCGAGGTGGCCGGAACGCCGTACGCCATGGTCAACTTCCTCGACGAGGAACGGCAGTTCTTCGCCGGGCTGCACACACCGGCGGGCGGCCGGGCCGCCCGCGGCGGCAAGCCCGAGGTGGGGCGCCGGCTGCCCCGCGACTACGGCTACTGTCCGCACGTCGTCGTACGGCGCAAGGCGCTGGTGCTGGAGGACGTGAGCGACTACCCGCGTTTCGCGGGCAACCCGGTCGTCGACGAGTACGGCATCCGCTCCTACCTGGGCGCCCCGCTGATCGACACGGGCGGCATGGTGCTGGGCACGGTGTGCGTCGCCGATCTCATGCCCCGGTCCTGGGGCAGGGCCGGCCTGGAGACCATCAAGTCGACGGCCGCCGAACTCGCCGGCCGGCTCCAGCGGCGCGAGGCCGACGGGTTCCCCGCGCCATGA
- a CDS encoding GTP-binding protein — MDYDDSSEYGRYDEHGEHGAYDGGGSDPFPTALKILVAGGFGVGKTTFVGAVSEIAPLSTEELLTTVSAATDNLDGIENKVETTVAMDFGRITLDPSHVLYLFGTPGQERFWFMWDELSEGALGAVILADTRRLEECFAAVDFFEERGLAFIIAINEFDGSHRYNPEEVRAAIDLSPDVPVVRCDARISASGVQTLLTLVKHLIAHAPAAPQPSRGAHM; from the coding sequence ATGGACTACGACGACAGCTCTGAGTACGGCAGGTACGACGAGCACGGCGAGCACGGCGCCTACGACGGCGGCGGCTCGGATCCCTTTCCCACAGCTCTGAAGATCCTGGTCGCCGGCGGTTTCGGGGTCGGCAAGACGACCTTCGTCGGCGCCGTGAGCGAGATCGCGCCGCTCAGCACGGAGGAGCTGCTCACCACGGTCAGCGCGGCGACCGACAACCTCGACGGCATCGAGAACAAGGTCGAGACGACGGTCGCCATGGACTTCGGCCGTATCACCCTCGACCCGAGCCACGTCCTCTACCTGTTCGGCACGCCCGGCCAGGAGCGGTTCTGGTTCATGTGGGACGAACTCTCCGAGGGCGCCCTCGGCGCGGTCATCCTCGCCGACACCCGCCGTCTGGAGGAGTGCTTCGCGGCCGTCGACTTCTTCGAGGAACGCGGACTGGCCTTCATCATCGCCATCAACGAGTTCGACGGGTCCCACCGCTACAACCCCGAGGAGGTGCGCGCCGCCATCGACCTCTCCCCGGACGTCCCCGTCGTGCGCTGCGACGCCCGGATCTCCGCCTCCGGGGTCCAGACCCTGCTGACCCTCGTGAAGCACCTCATCGCCCACGCGCCGGCCGCACCCCAGCCGAGCCGCGGCGCCCACATGTGA
- a CDS encoding DUF742 domain-containing protein, which yields MAAAGDGPWLDDAAGRLVRPFTVSGGRTRPSVALDLMSQVMATGATPLGYLGPEHATALHLTRAPVSVAEIAAHLKLPAAVTKVLLSDLLDCGALTTKPPEYHHIPTDRALLEAVLDGLRRQL from the coding sequence GTGGCGGCGGCCGGCGACGGGCCCTGGCTCGACGACGCGGCCGGGCGGCTGGTGCGCCCGTTCACGGTCAGCGGCGGCCGGACGAGGCCCAGCGTCGCCCTCGACCTCATGTCGCAGGTGATGGCCACCGGGGCGACCCCCCTCGGCTACCTCGGTCCCGAACACGCGACCGCGCTCCACCTGACTCGCGCACCCGTGTCGGTGGCCGAGATCGCGGCCCATCTGAAGCTGCCGGCAGCGGTCACCAAGGTGCTGCTCTCCGACCTCCTCGACTGCGGGGCGCTGACCACCAAGCCCCCCGAGTACCACCACATCCCCACCGACCGGGCCCTTCTGGAGGCAGTGCTCGATGGACTACGACGACAGCTCTGA
- a CDS encoding roadblock/LC7 domain-containing protein, whose product MASDAPTVHVSDLDWLMSGLVQRVPHTMSAVLLSCDGLVKSVHGLDPDSADHMAALASGLYSLGRSAGVRFGDGGDVRQVVVELDSTLLFVTTAGSGACLAVLAGREADAAVLGYEMSMLVKSVRPYLMTAPRQHAVDPSVMGP is encoded by the coding sequence ATGGCGAGCGATGCGCCGACCGTCCATGTTTCCGATCTCGACTGGCTGATGAGCGGCCTCGTGCAGCGCGTACCGCACACCATGAGTGCGGTGCTGCTCTCCTGCGACGGCCTCGTGAAGTCCGTCCACGGCCTCGACCCCGACAGCGCCGACCACATGGCCGCCCTGGCCTCCGGCCTGTACTCCCTCGGCCGCAGCGCCGGCGTCCGGTTCGGCGACGGCGGGGACGTGCGGCAGGTCGTCGTCGAACTGGACTCGACGCTCCTGTTCGTCACCACCGCCGGCTCCGGCGCGTGTCTCGCGGTGCTCGCCGGGCGTGAGGCCGACGCCGCCGTGCTGGGTTACGAGATGTCGATGCTCGTCAAGAGCGTCCGGCCGTATCTCATGACCGCGCCCCGGCAGCACGCCGTCGATCCGTCGGTGATGGGGCCTTGA
- a CDS encoding sensor histidine kinase codes for MSHLRAPAARADRREGGRHGRPVTRPAPAPAETHIRPQLLRLAVLPPTAVALSACAVVLFTVRSTGVRPGATLWAVLAGGVAVTGVGIVIAAVAADRAARTVGDRVTALRRGSARGEAELRAVIEALRRGEAPPPRTPRGGPPADADDFELLAAELARAHDGAVTSVMQAAQLSSQAGSEQKLEVFVNLARRLQSLVHREISILDELENAIEDPDLLKGLFHVDHLATRIRRHAENLAVLGGAVSRRQWSNPVSMTEVLRSAIAEVEQYSRVKLVPPIDGELRGHAVADVIHLLAELVENATVFSAPHTQVLLRANLVTSGLAVEVEDRGLGMPVEEQSRMNALLADPDQVNVGRLLADGRIGLFVVSQLARRHGIRVRLQGNIYGGVQAVLVVPQALLGCAPGVLGAAPRGPETDGGGLPLVPATPPAPTRQGRPPLPPAPRSGTTRSPGPAQPPDPQDTTGAGRQPGHTHPPAPAHPAGPPIPSPVGGSDGAGRSFRALGGTDGAGRPFTPLGGTDGAGRSFSPVDGTDGTDGTDGTDGAGQSFVPGLVEDTRHRGPSTGLPEEWDVSGADRTPARTPAPDTPGPEHRGLPHPQGVPHSSAASFVGASPHPGPDTGGALTGPAEVPRPGAPAPAPSRLGSAAPVEPAGPGGPIPPRAGAPVPLPVRGARTERPNPAEAVPGIRRGDRPVVEGNAGIAPAPRVGTQGAVRGTMGKPQLPRRRAQEHLVPQLRGGPAPRQDAEQPAGHDPNLMAAFQRGIGLAEAQQNLESDAMDPAAFPPDAPLGVRLGDPVARPESDRDRAPDGDGAVGGASVERPDGAGPVPPTPLPTDVRTSHPSRIPQARPAHAAAPPDAYGTRDGLDLPGPDRSTPRHDGSAPAG; via the coding sequence ATGTCTCACCTCCGCGCACCCGCCGCACGCGCAGACCGCCGTGAGGGCGGGCGGCACGGGCGGCCGGTCACCCGCCCCGCACCGGCGCCGGCCGAGACACACATACGGCCCCAGCTGCTGAGGCTCGCCGTGCTCCCGCCGACCGCGGTCGCCCTCAGCGCCTGCGCCGTCGTCCTCTTCACCGTGCGCTCCACCGGCGTCCGGCCGGGCGCCACCCTGTGGGCGGTCCTCGCCGGCGGTGTCGCGGTGACCGGCGTCGGCATCGTGATCGCCGCCGTGGCCGCGGACCGCGCCGCCCGCACCGTCGGCGACCGCGTCACCGCCCTGCGCCGCGGCAGCGCGCGCGGCGAGGCCGAGCTGCGCGCCGTCATCGAGGCGCTGCGCCGCGGCGAGGCCCCGCCCCCGCGCACGCCGCGCGGCGGCCCGCCCGCCGACGCCGACGACTTCGAGCTGCTCGCCGCCGAGCTGGCGCGGGCCCACGACGGGGCCGTCACCTCCGTGATGCAGGCAGCGCAGCTGTCCAGCCAGGCGGGCAGCGAACAGAAACTGGAGGTCTTCGTCAACCTGGCGCGACGCCTTCAGTCCCTGGTGCACCGCGAGATCTCGATCCTCGACGAGCTGGAGAACGCGATCGAGGACCCCGACCTGCTCAAGGGCCTCTTCCACGTCGACCACCTCGCCACCCGCATCCGCCGCCACGCCGAGAACCTCGCCGTACTCGGCGGGGCCGTCTCGCGGCGGCAGTGGAGCAACCCGGTCTCCATGACGGAGGTGCTCCGCTCCGCCATCGCCGAGGTGGAGCAGTACTCGCGGGTCAAACTCGTCCCGCCGATCGACGGCGAACTGCGCGGGCACGCCGTCGCCGACGTCATCCATCTGCTCGCCGAACTCGTCGAGAACGCCACCGTGTTCTCCGCCCCGCACACCCAGGTGCTGCTGCGCGCCAACCTCGTCACCTCCGGGCTGGCCGTCGAGGTGGAGGACCGTGGTCTCGGTATGCCCGTCGAGGAGCAGAGCAGGATGAACGCCCTGCTCGCCGACCCCGACCAGGTCAACGTCGGCCGGCTCCTCGCCGACGGCCGCATCGGACTGTTCGTCGTCTCCCAGCTCGCCCGCCGGCACGGCATCCGGGTCCGGCTCCAGGGCAACATCTACGGCGGTGTCCAGGCCGTCCTGGTCGTGCCGCAGGCGCTGCTGGGCTGCGCGCCGGGCGTTCTCGGGGCGGCGCCGCGGGGCCCTGAGACCGACGGCGGCGGCCTGCCCCTCGTACCCGCCACGCCCCCCGCCCCCACCCGGCAGGGACGGCCACCCCTGCCACCCGCTCCGCGGTCCGGGACCACCCGGTCACCCGGTCCCGCACAGCCGCCCGACCCGCAGGACACCACGGGCGCGGGCCGGCAACCGGGTCACACGCACCCGCCGGCCCCGGCGCATCCGGCTGGGCCGCCGATCCCGTCCCCGGTGGGGGGCAGCGACGGGGCGGGGCGGTCGTTCCGCGCGCTGGGCGGCACCGACGGGGCCGGGCGGCCGTTCACTCCGCTCGGGGGCACCGACGGGGCGGGCCGGTCGTTCTCTCCGGTCGACGGCACCGACGGCACCGACGGCACCGACGGCACCGACGGGGCAGGGCAGTCGTTCGTGCCGGGGCTGGTGGAGGACACCAGGCATCGGGGTCCGTCGACCGGCTTGCCGGAAGAGTGGGACGTCTCCGGTGCGGACCGGACCCCGGCCCGCACCCCGGCCCCGGACACGCCCGGCCCGGAGCACCGGGGTCTTCCCCATCCGCAGGGCGTCCCGCACAGCTCCGCGGCCTCCTTCGTGGGCGCGTCCCCGCACCCCGGGCCCGACACCGGCGGGGCGCTGACGGGACCTGCCGAGGTGCCGAGGCCGGGCGCACCCGCACCCGCGCCCTCGCGCCTCGGCTCCGCCGCCCCCGTGGAGCCTGCGGGACCCGGCGGGCCGATCCCGCCGCGGGCCGGTGCGCCGGTGCCGCTGCCCGTCCGCGGGGCCCGTACGGAACGGCCCAATCCGGCCGAGGCCGTGCCCGGGATCCGGCGCGGCGACCGGCCCGTCGTCGAAGGGAACGCGGGCATCGCACCCGCCCCGCGCGTCGGCACGCAAGGCGCTGTGCGCGGCACCATGGGCAAGCCCCAACTGCCTCGTCGCCGCGCACAGGAGCACCTCGTGCCGCAGCTGCGCGGCGGCCCGGCTCCCCGCCAGGACGCCGAGCAGCCGGCGGGCCACGACCCCAACCTGATGGCCGCCTTCCAGCGGGGCATCGGGTTGGCCGAGGCCCAGCAGAACCTGGAGTCCGACGCCATGGACCCGGCCGCATTCCCGCCGGACGCCCCCCTCGGCGTCCGGCTCGGGGACCCGGTCGCCCGCCCGGAGTCGGACCGGGACCGGGCACCGGACGGCGACGGTGCCGTCGGCGGCGCCTCGGTCGAGCGTCCGGACGGGGCCGGGCCCGTGCCACCGACACCGCTCCCCACCGACGTACGAACGTCGCATCCGTCCCGCATACCGCAGGCACGCCCCGCGCACGCCGCCGCGCCGCCCGACGCGTACGGCACGCGTGACGGGCTGGACCTGCCCGGTCCCGACCGATCCACCCCCCGCCACGACGGGAGCGCACCGGCCGGATGA
- a CDS encoding MBL fold metallo-hydrolase — MSGFRSLSSGLRALQPAAFGADPSGERLARIRRSPHFKDGVFQNPGGVASTRPSGSMLEFAKVFFDRDQRPRRAPVGTVPVHPTTLADLAKPPATGLRLTWMGHSSVLAEIDGRRVLFDPVWGERCSPFAFAGPKRLHPVPLPLAALGPVDVVVISHDHYDHLDLPTIKALADTDTLFAVPLGVGSHLEHWGVSADRLRELDWHEETKVGGLTLTATPARHFCGRGLRNTQHTLWASWVVAGEEHRIYHSGDTGYFDGFKDIGAEHGPFDATMIQIGAYSDFWPDIHMTPEEGMRAHLDLQGGPGGVMLPIHWATFNLATHAWTDPGEGTLAAARAAGARAALPRPGEPFEPTAETFPGEPWWREVALAPAAGWRPLSETVTKAKADTESDNAQGAVEGGEAPEAVPAG, encoded by the coding sequence GTGTCCGGTTTCCGTTCCCTGAGCTCCGGGCTCCGCGCTCTACAGCCCGCGGCCTTCGGCGCGGATCCGAGCGGTGAGCGCCTGGCGCGTATCCGCAGATCGCCGCACTTCAAGGACGGGGTCTTCCAGAATCCCGGTGGCGTGGCGAGTACCCGCCCCTCGGGTTCGATGCTCGAGTTCGCCAAGGTCTTCTTCGACAGGGACCAGCGGCCCCGCCGCGCCCCCGTGGGCACCGTACCGGTGCACCCGACCACGCTCGCCGACCTCGCCAAGCCGCCGGCTACGGGGCTGCGGCTGACCTGGATGGGGCACTCCAGCGTGCTCGCCGAGATCGACGGGCGGCGTGTCCTGTTCGACCCCGTCTGGGGCGAGCGCTGCTCCCCGTTCGCCTTCGCCGGACCCAAGCGGCTGCACCCGGTGCCGCTGCCGCTGGCCGCCCTGGGCCCGGTCGACGTGGTCGTCATCTCCCACGACCACTACGACCACCTCGACCTGCCCACGATCAAGGCGCTGGCGGACACGGACACCCTGTTCGCCGTACCGCTCGGCGTCGGTTCCCACCTCGAGCACTGGGGCGTCTCCGCCGACCGGCTGCGCGAGCTGGACTGGCACGAGGAGACGAAGGTCGGCGGACTCACCCTGACGGCCACCCCGGCCCGCCACTTCTGCGGCCGCGGCCTGCGCAACACCCAGCACACCCTCTGGGCCTCCTGGGTGGTCGCGGGCGAGGAGCACCGGATCTACCACAGCGGCGACACCGGCTACTTCGACGGCTTCAAGGACATCGGAGCCGAGCACGGCCCGTTCGACGCGACCATGATCCAGATCGGGGCGTACTCGGACTTCTGGCCCGACATCCACATGACTCCCGAGGAGGGCATGCGCGCCCACCTGGACCTCCAGGGCGGTCCCGGCGGAGTGATGCTGCCGATCCACTGGGCCACCTTCAACCTCGCCACGCACGCGTGGACGGACCCGGGGGAGGGCACGCTGGCCGCCGCGCGGGCGGCCGGAGCGCGCGCCGCCCTGCCCCGCCCGGGCGAGCCCTTCGAGCCGACCGCCGAGACCTTCCCGGGTGAGCCGTGGTGGCGCGAGGTGGCACTCGCCCCCGCCGCGGGATGGCGTCCGCTGAGCGAGACGGTAACCAAGGCCAAAGCCGATACCGAGAGTGATAATGCGCAGGGTGCCGTCGAGGGCGGCGAAGCGCCGGAGGCGGTCCCGGCGGGCTGA